A region from the Benincasa hispida cultivar B227 chromosome 12, ASM972705v1, whole genome shotgun sequence genome encodes:
- the LOC120068153 gene encoding beta-1,6-galactosyltransferase GALT31A, translating into MGLTRPHKPTNGFSPRWVFLFCIASFFLGIFVVDRFWAVPDPVETDEEDASLEKVQSKTSQPIVNCEKKEASLQADILSQVSQTHDVIMTLDKTISSLEVQLAAARASKADDDEGSPMVTDSGIKILKERPKVFFVMGIITAFSSRKRRDSIRETWMPQGEDLRKLEVEKGIIIRFIIGHSATPGGVLDRAVDAEDAQHKDFLRLNHIEGYHELSSKTQIYFSTAVAKWDADFFIKVDDDVHINLGMVGSTLARHRSKPRVYIGCMKSGPVLAQKGVKYHEPEYWKFGEEGNKYFRHATGQIYAISKDLATYISVNRPILHKFANEDVSLGSWFIGLDVEHIDDRSLCCGTPLDCEWKAQAGNPCAASFDWSCSGICKSVERMEEVHQRCGEGDEAIWHTSF; encoded by the exons GTTTTGGGCTGTGCCCGATCCAGTAGAAACAGATGAGGAGGATGCATCTTTAGAGAAAGTCCAATCAAAAACTTCTCAGCCCATTGTTAATTGTGAGAAGAAG GAGGCTTCCCTTCAGGCTGATATTCTTTCTCAAGTATCACAAACCCACGATGTTATCAT GACGTTAGACAAAACAATCTCATCATTGGAGGTGCAGCTAGCCGCAGCTAGAGCTTCTAAAGCGGATGATGATGAAGGATCTCCTATGGTTACAGATTCCGGAATCAAGATTTTGAAGGAGCGACCTAAGGTTTTCTTTGTTATGGGAATCATTACGGCTTTCAGCAGCAGAAAGCGAAGAGACTCTATTAGAGAAACATGGATGCCTCAAG gtGAAGATCTAAGAAAGCTGGAGGTGGAGAAGGGAATTATAATACGCTTTATCATTGGACATAG TGCAACTCCTGGTGGCGTGTTGGATCGTGCAGTTGATGCAGAGGATGCACAACATAAGGATTTTCTAAGACTG AACCACATAGAAGGATACCATGAATTATCCTCGAAAACCCAAATATACTTCTCAACAGCAGTTGCTAAGTGGGATGCAGATTTCTTTATCAAAGTTGATGACGATGTTCACATAAATCTTG GTATGGTCGGCTCTACTTTGGCCCGTCATAGATCAAAACCACGCGTTTATATTGGTTGCATGAAGTCGGGCCCAGTTCTTGCTCAAAA AGGGGTAAAGTACCATGAACCTGAATACTGGAAATTTGGTGAGGAAGGCAACAAGTATTTTAGACATGCAACTGGGCAAATTTATGCCATCTCCAAAGATTTGGCTACCTACATTTCAGTTAATAG GCCCATACTACATAAATTTGCAAATGAAGATGTTTCCCTGGGTTCATGGTTCATTGGTCTTGATGTGGAACACATTGATGATAGGAGCCTTTGCTGTGGCACTCCACTTG ACTGTGAGTGGAAAGCCCAAGCTGGGAATCCTTGTGCTGCATCATTTGATTGGAGTTGCAGTGGCATTTGCAAATCAGTGGAGAGAATGGAGGAGGTTCACCAGAGATGTGGGGAAGGTGATGAAGCTATTTGGCACACCAGTTTTTAG